DNA from Prevotella sp. oral taxon 299 str. F0039:
TTATTCGATAACTCACGCAAGAGCTCAGCAGTTCGTAGCGAAAGCAACCGACCATTGAAGTCTTTATCAGACTCACTAAAAGGAAAACAAGGACGTTTCCGTCAAAATCTTTTAGGTAAGCGTGTTGACTATTCTGCACGTTCTGTAATTGTTGTCGGTCCAGAACTACAAATGGGAGAGTGCGGTTTACCAAAACTTATGGCAGCCGAGCTATACAAACCATTTATTATTCGTAAGTTGATCGAGCGTGGAATCGTTAAGACCGTTAAGAGTGCGAAGAAGATTGTAGACCGCAGAGAACCAGTTATCTGGGATATTCTCGAGAACGTTATGAAGGGACATCCTGTTCTTCTTAACCGTGCTCCAACGCTTCACCGTCTTGGTATACAAGCATTCCAGCCAAAACTTATCGAAGGTAAAGCAATTCAGTTGCACCCATTGGCATGTACAGCGTTCAATGCTGACTTCGATGGAGACCAAATGGCGGTTCACCTTCCATTGAGTAATGAAGCAATTCTTGAAACACAAGTGCTGATGCTTCAAAGCCATAACATTCTAAACCCAGCCAACGGAGCACCTATCACCGTTCCTTCTCAGGACATGGTACTTGGTCTTTACTATATCACAAAGATCCGTCCAGGTGCTAAGGGACAAGGTTTAACATTCTATGGACCAGAAGAAGCAATCATCGCTCACAACGAAGGTAAGTGTGATTTGCATGCTCCTATCAAGGTAATTGTTAACGACCTAGTTGATGGCCGCTTACAAAAACGCATGGTAGAGACCTCTGTTGGACGTGTAATTGTTAATGGCATTATTCCTGAAGAAGTAGGTTACTTCAACAATATTATTTCTAAGAAAACCCTACGTGATATCATCTCTGATGTTATTAAGGCTGTAGGTATGGCACGTGCAAGCGAGTTCCTAGACGGAATTAAGAACCTAGGTTACCGCATGGCTTATGTTGCAGGACTTTCATTTAACCTTGATGATATCATCATTCCAGTTGAAAAAGAAGCTATTGTTGAGAAAGGTCACGAAGAAGTACGTCAAATTACCGAGAACTATAACATGGGTTTCATTACCGATACCGAGCGTTATAATCAGGTAATTGATACTTGGACTCACGTAAACAACCAACTTGCAAGCATCTTGATGAAAGAGATGACCGAAGCAGACCAAGGCTTTAACGCTGTTTATATGATGCTTGACTCTGGAGCCCGTGGTTCTAAAGATCAGATTAAGCAGCTTTCTGGTATGCGTGGTTTGATGGCTAAGCCTCAAAAGGCAGGTGCAGAAGGACAACAAATTATCGAGAACCCAATTCTTTCTAACTTTAAAGAGGGTATGAGTGTGCTTGAGTACTTTATCTCATCTCACGGAGCTCGTAAAGGTTTGGCGGATACTGCGATGAAAACTGCCGATGCTGGTTACTTAACAAGACGTTTGGTTGACGTATCACACGACGTGATTATCAACGAAGAAGATTGTGGAACGCTACGTGGATTGGTATGTACCGCTCTAAAGAATGGCGACGAAGTGATCTCTACTCTTTATGAAAGAATCCTCGGACGTGTGTCTGTTCATGATATCATTCACCCAACAACAGGTGCTCTCATCGTTGCTGCTGGTGACGAAATCACTGAAGATAAAGCTCAAATCATTGAAGCATCTCCAATCGAAAGTGTTGAAATACGTTCAGTACTAACTTGCGAAAGCAAGCACGGAGTATGTATGAAATGTTACGGACGTAACCTTGCTACAAGCCGAATGGTTCAAAAGGGAGAAGCTGTTGGTGTCATTGCAGCGCAAGCTATTGGTGAGCCTGGTACACAGTTAACACTTCGTACCTTCCACGCCGGTGGTGTGGCTGGTAACGCAGCAGCTAATGCTTCAATCGTTGCTAAGAACGATTCACGCCTAGAGTTCGACGAATTGCGTACTGTTCCTTATGTAGAAACAGATGGAGACAAAGAAGTTGACTGCCAAATGGTAGTAAGCCGTCTTGCTGAAGTACGTTTCGTTGACGTAAATACAAATATCGTTCTTTCTACAATGAACGTGCCTTATGGTTCTTCACTCTACTTTAAACATGGTGATAAAGTGAGCAAGGGCGACCTAGTTGCAAAGTGGGACCCATTCAACGCCGTAATCGTTTCGGAATATGCAGGTAAGATTCGCTTCAACGATGTTGTAGAAGGAAAGACCTATCACGCTGAAACCGACGAAACAACTGGTTTGACAGAAAAGATTATTACCGACTCAAAAGATAAGACAATGATTCCTACCTGTGATATCCTTGATGCTAAGGGACACGTAATAGGAACATATAACTTCCCTGTAGGTGGACACGTTGTTATCGAAGATGGCGCAATGATTAAGACTGGTCAACGTCTTGTGAAGATTCCACGTGCTCTTGGTGGAGCTGGTGACATCACTGGTGGTCTTCCACGTGTAACCGAGTTGTTCGAAGCTCGTAACCCATCTAACCCCGCAGTTGTATCTGAAATCGACGGAGAGGTAACCATGGGTAAGGTAAAACGTGGTAATCGTGAAATCATTGTAACATCTAAAACAGGCGAACAACGCAAGTACTTAGTAAGCTTGTCTAAGCAAATCTTGGTTCAAGAACACGATGCTGTGCGTGCAGGAACACCACTTTCAGACGGTGTTATCACTCCTGGTGACATCCTCGCAATTAAGGGTCCTACTGCCGTTCAAGAGTATATCGTAAATGAAGTACAAGACGTTTACCGCCTACAAGGTGTGAAGATTAACGATAAGCACTTCGAAATCATCGTTCGTCAGATGATGCGTAAGGTTCAAATCAACGATCCAGGTGACACTACATTCCTTGAACAAGAAATGGTAGATAAACTTGATTTCGCTGCAGAAAACGATCGTATCTGGGGTAAGAAAGTTGTTGTTGACGCTGGAGACTCTGAAACTCTACGTCCAGGACAAATCATTTCTGTTCGTCGTTT
Protein-coding regions in this window:
- the rpoC gene encoding DNA-directed RNA polymerase subunit beta', with the translated sequence MAFKKDTKIKNNFTKITISLASPEEILENSFGEVTKPETINYRTYKPERDGLFCERIFGPTKDYECACGKYKRIRYKGIVCDRCGVEVTEKKVRRERSGHIDLVVPVAHIWYFRSLPNKMGYLLGMPTKKLDAVIYYERYVVIQPGVFAGRTNSEGEEVNGSHKMDLLTEDEYLNIIDTQIDPNNALLDDNDPNKFIAKMGAEAIHDLLARLDLDSLSYELRDRANNDSSQQRKADALKRLQVVEAFRSSVNINRPEWMILKIIPIIPPELRPLVPLDGGRFATSDLNDLYRRVIIRNNRLKRLMEIKAPEVILRNEKRMLQEAVDSLFDNSRKSSAVRSESNRPLKSLSDSLKGKQGRFRQNLLGKRVDYSARSVIVVGPELQMGECGLPKLMAAELYKPFIIRKLIERGIVKTVKSAKKIVDRREPVIWDILENVMKGHPVLLNRAPTLHRLGIQAFQPKLIEGKAIQLHPLACTAFNADFDGDQMAVHLPLSNEAILETQVLMLQSHNILNPANGAPITVPSQDMVLGLYYITKIRPGAKGQGLTFYGPEEAIIAHNEGKCDLHAPIKVIVNDLVDGRLQKRMVETSVGRVIVNGIIPEEVGYFNNIISKKTLRDIISDVIKAVGMARASEFLDGIKNLGYRMAYVAGLSFNLDDIIIPVEKEAIVEKGHEEVRQITENYNMGFITDTERYNQVIDTWTHVNNQLASILMKEMTEADQGFNAVYMMLDSGARGSKDQIKQLSGMRGLMAKPQKAGAEGQQIIENPILSNFKEGMSVLEYFISSHGARKGLADTAMKTADAGYLTRRLVDVSHDVIINEEDCGTLRGLVCTALKNGDEVISTLYERILGRVSVHDIIHPTTGALIVAAGDEITEDKAQIIEASPIESVEIRSVLTCESKHGVCMKCYGRNLATSRMVQKGEAVGVIAAQAIGEPGTQLTLRTFHAGGVAGNAAANASIVAKNDSRLEFDELRTVPYVETDGDKEVDCQMVVSRLAEVRFVDVNTNIVLSTMNVPYGSSLYFKHGDKVSKGDLVAKWDPFNAVIVSEYAGKIRFNDVVEGKTYHAETDETTGLTEKIITDSKDKTMIPTCDILDAKGHVIGTYNFPVGGHVVIEDGAMIKTGQRLVKIPRALGGAGDITGGLPRVTELFEARNPSNPAVVSEIDGEVTMGKVKRGNREIIVTSKTGEQRKYLVSLSKQILVQEHDAVRAGTPLSDGVITPGDILAIKGPTAVQEYIVNEVQDVYRLQGVKINDKHFEIIVRQMMRKVQINDPGDTTFLEQEMVDKLDFAAENDRIWGKKVVVDAGDSETLRPGQIISVRRLRDENSNLKRRDLRLVQVRDAVAATSTQILQGITRAALQTKSFMSSASFQETTKVLNEAAIRGKVDYLEGMKENVICGHLIPAGTGLRKWDKIIVGSKEVYDRLQANKRNVLDYAENQVAENEQ